In Flavobacterium okayamense, a single window of DNA contains:
- a CDS encoding heavy-metal-associated domain-containing protein — translation MKKIVVILLMLISFVTVAQEKKSKNKKAEFNVNGNCEMCEKRIEKAAFSVKGVKSADWHVDHHDIHVIYDENKCSLADIKKAIAKVGHDTEDFKATEEDYNNLHGCCKYERLK, via the coding sequence ATGAAAAAAATAGTAGTAATTCTATTAATGCTGATTTCTTTTGTAACAGTAGCACAAGAGAAAAAAAGTAAAAACAAAAAAGCAGAATTTAATGTAAATGGAAATTGCGAGATGTGCGAAAAGCGCATTGAAAAAGCTGCTTTTTCTGTAAAAGGCGTAAAAAGTGCTGATTGGCATGTTGATCATCATGATATTCATGTAATTTATGATGAAAATAAATGCTCATTAGCCGATATTAAAAAGGCAATTGCAAAAGTTGGTCACGATACAGAAGACTTTAAAGCAACTGAGGAAGATTATAACAATCTACATGGTTGTTGTAAGTATGAAAGACTTAAATAA